The Lactuca sativa cultivar Salinas chromosome 2, Lsat_Salinas_v11, whole genome shotgun sequence genome includes a window with the following:
- the LOC111912205 gene encoding uncharacterized protein LOC111912205 gives MEEVKKVVLNKSCSAAMLNKLPKKKGDLGSLTLPCQFGNLATIYALADSGASVNLMPYSFFKKLDLPEPRPISMAIHLANKTVTFPRGICEDLLVKVDRFVFLVDFIVLDMEADPQVPIILGRPFLNTASAIFDMQDSKLTLRVGDELVTFGVGQAMKHARSSDDTTFSIDMLEELLEDWNDDEPKKSTVTFEQEFDDERDLLELERLLEEADYNDLIRSAESLTPEIQNTKTELKALPDHVEYAFLEDDQQKPVIIAANLAKHEKESLVGVLKKRQGAMAWKINDIKGISPTYCSHKINLEDGSKVVVQR, from the exons ATGGAAGAAGTAAAGAAAGTAGTCCTAAACAAGAGCTGCTCAGCTGCTATGTTGAACAAACTTCCTAAGAAGAAAGGAGATCTGGGAAGCTTAACATTGCCCTGCCAATTTGGAAACTTAGCTACCATTTATGCATTAGCTGATTCAGGGGCAAGTGTAAATCTCATGCCTTACTCATTTTTCAAAAAGTTAGATCTTCCCGAGCCAAGGCCCATTAGTATGGCAATTCACCTAGCAAACAAGACGGTTACATTTCCTAGGGGAATTTGTGAAGATCTGTTGGTGAAAGTGGACAGGTTCGTGTTCCTCGTGGACTTTATAGTTTTAGACATGGAAGCGGATCCCCAAGTCCCGATTATACTCGGAAGACCTTTTCTTAATACGGCAAGTGCTATCTTCGACATGCAAGATTCTAAACTTACCCTTCGGGTAGGAGACGAATTAGTCACTTTTGGAGTTGGTCAAGCCATGAAGCATGCAAGGAGTAGTGACGACACGACATTTTCAATTGACATGTTGGAAGAATTATTAGAAGATTGGAATGACGATGAGCCAAAAAAGTCCACCGTCACATTTGAACAAGAATTTGATGATGAAAGGGACCTGCTGGAATTAGAGAGACTGCTCGAGGAAGCCGATTATAACGATCTGATCAGAAGTGCAGAAAGTTTGACTCCCGAA ATTCAAAACACGAAAACTGAGCTCAAGGCACTACCAGATCACGTGGAGTACGCATTTCTTGAAGATGACCAACAAAAACCTGTAATTATAGCTGCTAATTTAGCCAAACATGAGAAGGAGAGCCTCGTGGGTGTACTAAAGAAGAGGCAAGGTGCTATGGCATGGAAGATAAACGACATCAAAGGAATTAGTCCAACCTATTGTTCCCACAAAATCAACTTAGAAGATGGATCAAAAGTTGTAGTACAACGCTAG